Within Porites lutea chromosome 2, jaPorLute2.1, whole genome shotgun sequence, the genomic segment TACACCTATATAATTTTAAAGCACAAGTTACAATCGATGAAGAACTTAAGTAACAAGATTATTGCGGTATGaacaatttttaagaaaaatgtttttcactagGTCAATAATTGAAGATTTCGAAGGGTACGAGTTTTCAGATTTCAAGATATTGAACTTCCAGTTCGTCACAGTACGGTCCGCCACGATTTCCTAGGTATTCGGGAAGCGTAGTACGGGCAGAGCCGAGTTGGTCTAATTACCTAATATCTAAAATTATACCTATCTTCAAAGCTGACGACGAGACCGACACTTCTAATTATAGGccaatttcattattatcaaattTCAATAGAATCTTCGAAAAAATTATGTACGACAGAATGAGAGACTTTATTGAAAAGCACAGCCTATTATATTCGTCTCAATATCGTTTTCGTCAAGCTCACTCAACCCAACATGCTATCCTTGATATTGTAGAAACTATACAAACCAATATGGACAAAAGACTCTTTTCATGTggtgtttttattgacttaaaaaaagcctttgacactgtGAATCATACTATTTTACTTGATAAACTAAATTATTATGGCTTCCGTGGAATTGTCAATCAATGGTTTTCCTCTTATTTAGCAAATCACACACAAAGCACTGAAATCGGCTCTCATATATCTAGTAAACTAAATATCAATTTTGGCGTACCCCAAGGTTCTGTCCTGGGTCCACTTCTCTTCTTGCTTTATATAAATGACATCCAATATTGTTCGAGCAAactccaatttttcctttttgctgatgacactaatgcTCTTTATGCTTATAAAGATTTAAAGACACTGGAACTAACAGTAAATGCAGAATTACACAACTTGTATAACTGGCTGACTTCAAACAAACTTTCCCTGAATACTAAAAAGTCAAACTATGTAATTTTTCGTCCATACCAAAAAAAACTCAACTATGATCCCCAGgtcaatatttttgacaatgaaagcaataaaaaggttacccttgaacgcaaaaactttattaaatatcTCGGACTgttaattgatgaaaatctatctTGGAAGACCCATATTCACtctgttgcaaataaaataagtaaaacaattgGGCTAATTGCGAGATTAAGACATATTGTTTCCACTTGCACCctcttaaatatttatcagtaACTTATTACACCTTACCTAACTTATGGTCTTATCTCTTGGGGCAACGCGTGTAAAACTTTCCTTGACCAAATTCTTGTCCTTTAAAAACGCGCACtgcgtttaatatattttgctgaaacaaacgaccacgcaatacctttttttgtcaatgtAAAAATTCTACCTTTACAGTCTCTATATTATGAATCCATTTGTAGTCTTATGtatgatgtaaataaaaacactgctccggttaatatttcgaaactcttctctcgaatttctagtgttcatacttacaacacacgtgcctcaacctctgaacatttttatactaaagaatctcgactcaatgtcaaacgaaatgctttttcgcgtgttggggtcaaaatttggaatgggatacctcaaattcttaaagaaagaccgaaaaaagcttttaaaagatcactaaaagaaatgctactcgatttccttgaaactgaagactcctatattgatgtggatacgatcatcgtgaaaatgaaaaagtaattctcttgtcctttattttcattttatttctatttttaaaatttcactttaattattgtccttgcatttaagtagaacgtatctatttaatgtaaaatgtatatacttatataacgcctaatttctttgtatttgtctagtttgttgtaaattatgtagcctggcctgcctcgaatagcctcgctaactgcaggccagtcccaatgtatcttttgctacattttcaaatttaaataaagttgaagttatAGTTGAAGTTATTAGCAATACTTTGCACTTGCATCTCAATATTTGTACTTTTTTGGCGGTCACTGCACCTCTACGTTTTGTTGAGggcgtaaacaagcaacgactaaaatttttctctttctagtTCGCCTACATTGGGTAAGGaaagtgagttggaataatcgcgaagAAGATTGCAAGACCGCCCTATCGTGAGGCACTGACAAGTGGCGGGAAAAAAATACTTCCGGTCACCATACTAGACACTTCCGGGGTCGTTGCTGAATATTACGTTAAGAACCCATGAACCAGCGATTTTAGATATAGATAGGGTGATACTTAACCATAGGTAAGGGACCAAGGAGTTAACCAACATTTTTGCAGTATTTTTGTAAGTAACTACAAGTTATTTTCAAGTCATTTGTGCTTTTCTTCTTCTACGTACCGTTTTACTTTAACGCAAATTCATTACGTTTTCTTTATGTAGAAGGACAAAGAAATCAGAGAATTGAGAATGCGTTTGTCCAAGGCAGAGCGTGAGAAACAGTTTCCAAGCATCGAGCTTACTGAAGATCAAGAACTGATCAAAAGGGAAAGAAACGGCGCGGACACTGCGCATGCTTAATCAGCCTTGTCCTGTCAGGTCGCGTTACTTTGTTAAAGTTGCTAGCTTGGGAATAGGACGAGGCTGAGAGGAGTTAATAGTTAAATTAAACTTGATTCCAGTTTAATTCTTGGCGCAAATCACCTGTGTTTTAATACTAGTACTGCACAATATAAACGTAGCCGCCGGAACGGTCATGAGAGTGGTGAATTATTTTAATTGCTTTCATGCTACCGCAAACTGCATGAAGCAGCAGATTGTAACACGATCGGGTACCGCTTCCATATGAGGTCACTTACGTTCATATCCTAAAGAAAACCAGGGCGATTTGCGCTGTTAATTTGAATCAAGATCAAACATATCATAAGTTCCCGAGATTTTTCCGGTTTCAGCCTTCGGCCTAAGGTGTGTAGACATGTGACCGACTCCGAAAAATCCCGCCGCGACCGATAGAAAACGTCGGTAGGTTTAACACAACTCCTCTGCGCTCTGTGGGGCTACAGCTTTCGGggagaaaaaggaaactgaGCTATCTTTTTTAGTTGTTGCAACACAGTGTGCAAAAGTGAAATCATGTAAACATAGAGTCGACGGATTCAGCCTCCGGGACGGGCTTGTTTCACTAATCAAAGGATACTCTGCCCTCCTAAGCCACCAGCTCCAGCGGCAGGGGTATTTTACAGAACACCGAATAGCTCCGAAGGTTGGTGATTAGTGTTAGCACTACTGAGTGAtttcaggtcagttttcccGATACAATGACTCTAAATataacctgattcactcagtttctaACCCTAACCGCTAACCTTTGAGTCATTCAGCGTTCTGCATTTGTCGAACTGAAGAACACCGAATGACTCtaaagtttagtgattagggttaggaaacatCGTGAATGAAGTGTTAGGTCTGTTTTCCCAGTTAAATGACCCTAAGTGGAACCTGATTCTCTCAGTTTCccaaccctaatcactaaacagTCATTCGGCGATCTGCATTCAacgttctgcaaaatacccctgccgCTTCTCTTTTAAATAGCGTTGACACTTCACCTTGCTGTAATTAAACCCAATGTACAAAAAGTTGTTATTATACAATAATGTTGAAGTATACAAGCTTGATGAGAACACTGGATGTGAAGGCGACAAAGGCGGGGAATTCGTGCTGTTGTCAGTCTTATTTGCAAAGCAACTTATAAAGGGGAAGGTAGCCTGGGTCCAGACTCCGCAGTGGGGAAAGGGCAAAAAGCGCggaacgtgaaaaaaaaaaaaaacggccaGCGGACCGAGCCGACCGGTGTACTGGGGTAGGCGAAAGGGAGGCGGAGCCTGGAGACATGCCTTTGATGCCGCCGATCCGCCCTCCAGCAATGAACTAGTCATTAAAATGTCATCACGTCAAGTTCTCAACACGGATGTCAGCGTGAGCTTATTATGTCgcctttgttaaaaaaaaattgtattccAGACGAGTAAGAGTGAAAGCAAAGAGAACGCCAACTGGAGTAACACCTACTTCGGCGAAGAGTAGTAAGGACATTTTACAGGAAAATGCGCCGCGTCCAACCGGAGAAAAACAGCCAAATAGATTCGCAAGGAGATCCCTCAAGTTCACAGTGTGCGTCATAATGCTCGGTTACATAGCTTCTTCTAATAAACGTACCAGACGAAATGtggaaaaatgtgtaagtttacCATCTTATGCGACAGATTATTCAGTTTGAGTGTATTCCTGTCgttgaatttgttgtccgttttgtAAGTAATTTGTTTGCTCAAAATCGTTTAAAAGTCAGTAATAATCATTTTCCCTGATTTTCCTCAACTGCTGTTGTCTTTGTGCTAGTCTGCGAGcagatgtttttttcttgcatGCATAGCTTTTAGCGTTAACGAAGTCGATCGCCCTTAGAGTTGCGTATTCGGTCTGTTaactacgcgactgacaagcgacgcgCGCGAAAGACTCACACGCTGAAAGCAAGAGAGAAACAACTGCTCACAGGGTAGCTCGGTACAGTTGTGGTTTACGCGTTCTCGAAACACAAGGCTTAGCTGTACGCAACATGTATTCTTTGTATATTGTATCTACTGATTCTTGGGTTTTATTACGCTTTTGGAAGGAGCGTTACTATAACGCTGTGACTTTTGGGGCCAATCGCTTTGGAAATGTGACCGTAGTTTTTCACAGTAGAGTTATATGAACTTGAAGCTCGATATTTTGAATGCTTAGTTTTTCTTTCCGCAGCTGATCACAGGCACATTTTTTGCTCTTCTTGGCGCCGAAGGATAAGCGAAAAGTCACGCAGAGAAATTTGTTTGCTCGCTCGAAATCCTTGTGTTCACAAAATCTTTTTTCCGAATGGTAGGCGCATGACACTGAAACAGCGCGATACTGTCAACATGAAGccatttgaccaatcagagcatgatAACAGAATCTGGCATCATGGAACGCCGACATCAAAGGCATGTCTCCAGGCTCGGCCGCCCTTATCCCTTCCCGAGACCACCACtgggctcgcttcgctcgccgattttttttcCCGTTCCTCGCTTTTTGGCCTTTCCCCACTgtggagcctggtcccaggttACGGCGGCGGAGGTAAGGGAGGGCAAACAAAATGACTCTGATAATCTTaaagttctttattttaaaatcaaaatctcCAGCAAATATATAATATTAGTATTAAAACAATctatttaaacttattttacaAGTGTTGGAAGTAATATTAAACAATTTGAACAAAATCTCGTCCAACTAATACTCTGTTGCCCCGGCGAAAGTTATCCAATACTTCTGCCATACTCATCACCAAGGTCGCCAGAGGGGGTCCGTTAGGTGTAAACCCGATGAAGTCCTACTTGGGACCAAAGCACGGTGTACCCCTGAGGAGCTCCCAGAATCCGTACTTAATACCGGCAGATATTGCATTGGAATGGTCCCAGTCGAAGGAAGTATCCGGTGTCTTTGAACCACATATGGCGAGATAGTGGCCCGAGTTGACGAAGAGCCGGATTCTAGGGGCTCTCTAAAGAATATCTGTCGTGGTTCTTTCACAGCGAGATCCCCAGAGGCCTCGAACTTGATAGATGCTGGGATTCCTGTTAGCGATGGATGTATCGGAATATCGTTTGCTACTCTTGGTGAGCTGGGGCAGTTAGCAAGCTGAGACAAGATTTGCACCTTTAGGTCAGGTGCCAAACGATCGTCTCTGACCACACTCTCTGACACTTCCGCTACACAAGCGCTGAATCCCGCGCGATACTTCAGCAGTAAGTGCGGGTCTGACGAAGCCAACactgtgtgaaaaaaaaaggaacaaaagttAATTTTCTGAGAAAGCTCAAGCCAACATAATTCCCCACTAACTTGTTCTTATTCTTGTGACTAGTGAAACTGAAAGAGTTCATTAAACGGCCGTTATCGTAGATTAATTGGCTTAACGCAGTCTACTTTGTTTGGTATTGTCCATTACTTTTTCATTCGCTAGGCTTACAATGAAATTAcctgtaaatgacaaaatcaaagCTTCGTAACAATCATGTCTTTCGAGCGTTATATTATAAATTACAAACAGTAAGGATGAACTTTGAAAACCAGTTTTCGAAAAACTCAACTGCAATCCGTTCTTTAATTTTTCCCAACCGtgtctttttttgtatttgctgaGTTATGTACAATATCCTTAAATGATTTTAGCGGTTCTTTATATTTCGCTTGGTTGCCAGTTACTGAATTTGGCTCATTTTCGTGACACAGTTTCTTTTAACCaaatattaaatatatatatatgactTTACACATGTGTGGCTCAACGGTTCCCTTAAGTTGTCATACTAAAAGGCTAAGTGCAgagaaaagaataaatcaaatttACCAAGAACAAGAAGGGAAACTGATTATGAAATAAAGTTCACAACATTTAGTTCATGTTTTtgcaattaatttatttttccttttaatagaaaaagcaaactttcaaagaacttttttcttgttaatcGAAACTATTCAGACATTTATACCATCTCATTCTGTTCCCGTTACTGGTTATTTTTGCTGATTAACGATAAAGTTATCCACAAGACAATAGGTTTGAAACGTGATAACTTCGTTTAGCATTGCAATTTCTGGCCCCCTGCAAATCTAATTTTAGACATAAGAAGCGGAAGTGAATTTAATCACAACAATCGATAAAGGAgtgaaaagttttgaaaacaagCGGTTATAGATTTATTGAACAATTTCGATAagaaattattacaaattgcctAAAGGAAATCAAATTAAGCAGCCAATTGAAGATCTTACTCTACTAATGCACACTTAATACTCTACAAAAGATAATTGTATATTACAAATGCCTCAATATATTTTTCACCACATCTTGTTCTTGCCACTAGTATTCTCTAAGAACTTTTAGTTTCTTCTTTTATAACCAAGCTTGGCCAGGGCGGTGCAAATGACGCCCAAAGCTACTAACATAATTAAGCGGTATTATAGTCTCTCTTTTTTGCAGGTTCAACGCTAATAGTGCGTTGATTAGAGAATTAAAGAAAGCTTTTGCCGCAGATGTTCCGCCCGCCCGCCAAGCACCTGCCAATACCGGAGATCCGCCACAAAGTAAAAGAACCTGCCTTTTTATTCCCTTCTCGCGGTTaagtaattaaattaaataCACCACCTCAAGATTCAGACTGATCCATTAAGTCATCATTATAAAGTTATAGGTACTTATGTCTTACCTCGCTGGTGATGCCTCAAGCTACGTAGATGGCGAACAGTCATTTCTAAGATATCGGCCTTTTCAAGCTTTGTGTATCTTGAACTCTACAAATGCGATTACAATAAGGAACGTTAATACTTCCCTTACTGGAGACAAACACAGCAGTCACGTAACCATTACAGTTAACTAGCTATGGTTAATTAACAGACCACTGgcaaaagaaattcaaaattgtgAACATCTACACGAAAGTGGCTAAAGTTGTGTTTAACACTGACGTGGGAAAAAGATATAATCACAAGATCCGATTGCATAAACTGTAAAATGTCTAATCGAATCAGTGATTCGCGGCAGTATGTCACGATCGGCTTTCGCAACGAGACAGATGTGACATTAAAAACTGTTCAAACATTCTTGACTAGAGAGAAATTCGCGACCCCTATACTAGGCATCCGTGAAAATAAACCCGGTTCATTCACAGACAAGACAAAGATCAAAGCAGACCCATTCATGCATAAAGTTAGATAGAACAAGTAACTTTAACGAGTTCATAAACTTGTATctggacaaaacaaaaagttttaatttaaaaaataaggaTGTCAACTGTATTGAACATGTATCAATGTTTTGCTGCTGACACAGCGGACTTACATCTCTGTTCTGCGCTTCTAGAACAAGTCTTTTAAGTTCTTCAAGGCTTCGGTTGATTCGCTCACGCCTTCTTTTCTCCATAATTGGCTTAgaccactacagaaaaaaacaagaaagatggCCGGGATATTAATTCATCTCAATTAAATGTCATTCGAGACAGAACAGCTCATAAGTTGAGCAGTCGACATTACGATCAGCGCGCTCTTTACAAGATACTAAGATAACTTTCATTAAGCAATATTGTTTAACCACAAAGTATTAAAGAAATACAAGTTTTTCCAAGTTACAATTTTGGAAGTCTGGTTCAAGGGATCGAAGATTGCAAATATTTTACAAATGGGGGAAGAGAGATTTTACCTTTCGACTTTCCGAATCATTCTCTTTCTCCAACTTGGAAGATTCCTGAACCATGGGTATTTGGTTTGATCGTCttaattttagaaataaaaaattagggAACAATGTCGGCCCTATCCTTCTACTACCAAAGAAAGTGACAAATGAACGCGAGTTGGGTTGAGCACGGCGTTTTTATTTACTTTCCCAGCCGTGGGAAAATCTCTTGCTCCGAGTTCCCAAACCCAGCTTATTAACAtcgtattttgtttttaaagagcCTGCATTTTTGTCAGATGAATGGTATTTTGGCTTTCACTGGCAGCTGAGACTGATAGCGTGAGAACGAAGCAATGTGATTGGTCACTCGGCACTCAAAAACAAAGCGTTCCCTGCACGCGCTATGCTAATAAGGTTAAAACAGAAGACTCGCGCATTCACCTCTACTCGcgcgaagaaaagaaaaaacggcACTCTCGTGCAATCAAAGCAATATTTCATGACAATTATATCACATTAACGCCACTTAACGCCCGAGACTTGAAGTCTACTTGACAAATCAGTGATACTTTTCACCAAGCCATAGCGTATGAAGTCGATATTATTAGGATCATTTTAACcactttttattttactttactttGACGTAAGGGATACTCGGAAGAGCTTAAGCCCGGGGTCGTGAGAACGACTTGAGCTAATTGgctgtaaaaaataaacaatcgACTTTTGGAATGATCTACTGCTTCGAAGCGCCGTGATACACGATTCTTCAACGGGACCATTGTTGTCGGTATAAagcaaaatgtaaataaaacaTTACAAGGCCATATTCTGGAGCACGTGTTTGTCTTTGTGTGAAAAGTGTGTTTTGTTCCCTGGCATTGTTTTACACACCCGCTCGAAACAAAAGTCTTTGCAAACACACTACATTTGTAAAACAATACCAATGGAAAGTTCCCACGCAAGCAAAACCAATCTTGTAACCGAGAAAAGAAGCTCCTCTCTCGTCACAACCTAAAGTTCCTTTAAAGCAATATCTTGAACTCAATAAAATACGTGGTGCAAGCAATTACCATATTTACCATTATTTTCAGCTACGGCTGAACATACTACTGAAGTGACTCGCAAATTggttttttcattttacaaaattttaatacAATACATTTTTTAGGATGTCTTTACTGGACGGATATTTTAGAATAGCAATCGAAAAAAGAATAGGAAAAACATGGTTCAATTCTGCTTGATTCAACTTGcacaatgtaaaaaagaaaaatatcctaCAAACTTGATATTGTGGAAAAACCTCAGCCACTAAACAGGCTatcccatttttttttacatgctTCACATAAACTGAGTAATAAAATGTGCAAAATTGTTTAACAGTAATGTCAAGTCTCTCGATTTCATGCGTTTAATATGATTCTATTTGGTTGTAACTCGAGTTTGTTAATGATATATTTCAAGCGGGTACTCTGCTCTATTTGACGATCAGCAGTTTCACGACAAAATAAGTCAGGGGCGTATGACACAGTAATAAAGGTAAAGGCTACATGTATGTAACACTTCGAATGCTTCCCTGcctcggaaaaaaaataataaaaatgacacCGCAGGAGTAATTAACAGGATGGGGGATCCAAGAAGGAGcaggtttaaaattttaaaacgaatAATCATGATAAAGCTAACTGTTGTTTAAAGATCTTAGTGTTATATGCACTTCAAAATgcacaaaaagagaaaatttcatGAACCAAACCCAAAAATATCCGTCAATGTTCGGCACGGACAAGGTGCCTTTGGTTATGCAGTGAAATACTACACCTTTTATCACTAAAATGGCCCTCTCCTTTTGTTCctacattttaaaaaaagcaactaAGAATCGTTTCTTTAGGCGAATTCACTTGCTTACTACACCGTAATAGAAGCATTGCACGGGACACGGGTCTGGCCCTGCTCCTTCATCTACACCAATGGAAAGAGGCAAACCACCAagactatgaaaaaaaaacggCGAGCAAAATGCGGTCACTTTAGACTGGTTAAACTGATATTGATACTCAGGCTAACAAGAGAAAGTATCTGAGGCGGACATGTCGTAAGACGTAGCAATGACTTTTCATATGAAGCCTTTATGTACTGCAATTTTGTCACGAATAAAATCACTGCTGAGTACGGAACTGATGAATGGCTCAGTATCTTCAAAAACGGTTGGCTTACAGTAGAGATATACCCACTTTTAACAAAATGTAAATATAtatcatttaatattttagAGATTCTTGACAAGTGGACAaactaatgttttttttttttcaggggggAGGGAGTGACTACAACAAAATCGTCTCTAACTTCGTGATGAATTCACAGTCAATTTATTTAACGGTACAGAACTGCTTGTTCGTAGGTGATTCACTCAccattcaaaaacatttttcgacTTACAGTGGCCCTGTATAGGAGAGCGGTCAGGTGTCGAAAATCTCtaataaaaattttcagtttccaGCGCAAAGAAagtttagaaaataaaaaaaaaccatcgAGAAAAGAATAGAAGTACAGTTCAAGGGAGAAATAACAAGTATATGATAGAGATGTCTCTGTTTTAGGAAGAGGGCGACTCAAcgtcactgcacaactacaAAGTGAACTTTTGCAGCTGCATATTATAGGGGATGTAAACACTCAACGACAACTTTTacattctattttaaaaatttgatgTGCTCCCTAAAAATTGAACTCCAGGAAAACTCGCCTtcatttgacgaattgagccAGTCGAAATAACCAccacaaattttgaaaaaacgcgaatgCGCTTTAAAAATGACGTTCGGCCGTTACTGTCGCCGTCTTGCTTGCTTGAATTCCCCTATTACAGAGGCCGGAGTTGTATAAAACGGTGTTCCGTGTGTAgcagagaggtgtccgtaagaaGAGCACTTGACACAGTTTGTCAGTTATCTCGCAAAATCCAGTTAGTGTCGCTGTCGACTGGATTATTAGTAAGTTCTTTCACTGAGCTTGAGTATAACGATTCCTTGGGATCACTGAGCGAGTGACCCCAAAATAAATGTGTCTATTGGAGCCTCCTTCAAGTCTTATTAGGGTACCATTACTGGTAGTTTCCTAGGCAACGGGGTATAGATTACAGACTCTTAAAGTTAGGAATTGTAAAGCCCAGCTGTTCAGCTGCCACAGCTGCTTGATTACTAACTAATGATGTACAGCAGACAATTTTGAACTCAACTACGACGTTATTCAAATAACAGGTATTCGAAAATGAATAGCAAAGTTGAGGGACCACCGAATGACGGTCAGTTATGCTGAATCTTGGCGGTTCTTTGGTAAGCGACGACTGACCGCATGCTTGCGACTCAAGTCCCAGTTTAAATGCAAATATATCAGGACGACGTAAAATGGACTGGCGaaagaaaatgacaaacttCTGCAAAACTATTGACACAAGAAAGTGTTGTTTTACGGGGAAAAAAAACTTCTATCCAAGTTCAATCAGGATCTAATTGACACAATACTCTTTTAGCTTAATATATAAGAAGCACAtccattaaaaatattttatctaCAAATTTGAGTGTGCTTGTCTTGTACTGTGTACTATTATGATAAATCCTTTTGTTGTAGTTTTGTTATGACTCTAGCGACGGGGGAGGTCTTGTAGAGTGTCACCTCGAGACGAGTGTGAGTTCGAGTTTGCAATGGCTGTCAGCAGTCAGACCTTCCATAACTTTGTTTCTTTGGATCAGCAGCAGGTGCACTACTGAGCCAGACGAGGAGTTGTCTCTTTTACTTACCAATTGTTGTTAAAACGCTTCTAGACAAACATAACCTGCtatcaaacattttaattttaagtgaGTAACGAAACGGTTATTAGCCCGTAACGTTCACACGTCTGATCTAAACAGACGCTTCGGTTCTGAAGCATAGTTACGTCATCGGTCAGAGTGTTGTTGCTTCTTGATCAATGATTGGGTGCGCCTGGGAGAGGCATACATCCGGGCTCTACGGGCGAGTTACTTGGAGGTTGTTAACTTTACGTTATTTCGGTCACGAAGCCATGTCAAACACCGGGACAAGCGTTTCACCCAATATCCAAAACACCTCAAAATCGCCTTAAAACTGATATCGCCTAAAACCACTCGGATCAACCGAATTTCCGTCTCGGTGTCTGAATATAGGAGACGTCATCTGATCAAAGCCTTGATAAGTACATACACCCGGATAGAATAATCCAGTATAAATGAGCAAGATACGTCCGCTAGACCTCAAACACCGTAAAGGGGTTGATATTCCTCTTTACCctttttttcatcattatttCTTCCACCTCtcttaggcctgtttcaaacgtcgcgctactgtcgtgctaagctggctcgactttAGCTTGACTGCAGCACgacagtagcacgacttggtttcagacgtcgaatttaattcagtcgaatagaacggctcttgccgaaaacaaaacacaaaaatatagaaatggtttagcaaactttaaaatgtattctaatgtatttataatttatgaattgagttcggcacggaagcagcacgacgtttga encodes:
- the LOC140929135 gene encoding transcription factor HES-1-B-like isoform X2, coding for MDHPWTDMEVQIATAVLIGDILVIEAMVTDMVEPREVHLMIVTLQIEVAMVVTARREVDMIQAAVVIAAVTGATGDQTVGMVHPLIGMALHRTVLVLQDMEPLLTGPIHLDLTQEWSKPIMEKRRRERINRSLEELKRLVLEAQNRDSSRYTKLEKADILEMTVRHLRSLRHHQRVLASSDPHLLLKYRAGFSACVAEVSESVVRDDRLAPDLKVQILSQLANCPSSPRVANDIPIHPSLTGIPASIKFEASGDLAVKEPRQIFFREPLESGSSSTRATISPYVVQRHRILPSTGTIPMQYLPVLSTDSGSSSGVHRALVPSRTSSGLHLTDPLWRPW